Within Fusobacterium gonidiaformans ATCC 25563, the genomic segment TTTTACTAGAGCCGACATCGAAGCATATTTTTCATACACCTCTTCTTTGTTTTGCAAATATAACTTTCCAAACTCTCCGGCTACTGCAGAAGCTCCACGATACAAGTCATGGTTTAGGATAATTCCTCCCCCAATTCCTGTCCCAATCGTTAAACATAAAAAATCTTTCTGTCCTTTTCCTGCTCCTAGCCATGCTTCTCCTAAGGCAGCACAATTCACATCATTTTCCAAAACACATGGCAAATGATATTTCTCTTCCAAAATTTTTACTAATTCACAACCTATCCATCCGGGAATAATAGGATTCCCTCCCACGACTTTTCCTTGATAGTAATCAATTTGTCCCGTTGCCGAAATTGCAATTCCAAGTATTTCTTCTGTTAAAAACGTTTGAATTATATTATCTAATTTTGAAAGTAAAATTTCTATCCCTTTTGATGCTTCTGTAGGAATATCTCCAGAGGAGAGAATCTCTCCTCTGAAAGATACCAAAGCATATTTAATATTGGTTCCTCCAATGTCAACTGCAATGATTTTATCCTGTTTCATATACTAAGCTCCCATAATTAAATTTGGTAAGAAAATAATAATTTGTGGGAATATGGTAATCACTACTAAAGTAACAAAAATTGGAATTAAGAAAGGTAAAACTCCTTTTGTTACTGTACTTACCGGCATTTTTCCTACTTGTGCGACTACAAATAAAGCCATTCCCATAGGAGGTGTTAAAATTCCTATCATCATATTTAAAGTTGTCATAACTCCAAAGAATACCAAATCAATTCCTACTTGTTCTGCAACAGGAATCAACATAGGTAATACTAAAAATTGTAATGCCAATGCATCAATAAACATTCCTAAGAATAATAGTAGTAAGTTAATCATTAACAGAACAGTCAATGGAGAACTTGCAAATTGAATAAACACTTCTGCAATCTTCATTGCAACTTGTTCTCTCGCAATCATATCTCCGAAGAAAGTCACGGTAATAATCATTAAAACAGTAACTCCACTAATCGCCATTGCTTCTACACAATGTTGAAATAAAGCTTTTAAAGTCAATTCTTTATAAATAAACATTCCTAAAATTACAGAATACAATGCTGCAACTACAGCTGCCTCTGTTGGAGTAAACATTCCTGAAAAAATTCCACCAATAATAATGATAGGAGTCAACAAAGCCCAAAAAGCTCTTTTAAAAGCTTCCCATCTTTCTTTTGAAGTACATTTCTTTGCTTTTTTATACCCTCGTTTCTTACATACAAAATAGTTCATAATCATTAAAGCAATCGTAGTTAAAACACCGGGAACAAATCCTGCTAGGAATAATTTTGCAATCGATTGATTGGCAATGACTCCATAGATAATCATACTAATACTTGGCGGAACCAAAGGTCCTATGATACAAGAGGCTGCTGTAATCCCTCCACAAATATCGTCATCATATCCTTCATCTCTCATCGCTTTAATTTCTAATTGCCCTAATCCTCCTGCATCAGCAATCGCAGAACCGGACATTCCTGAGAATATCAAACTAGCAGCTACATTAACATGTCCCATTCCTCCGGTATAATGTCCTAGAGTTGCCTTTGCAAAGTAGAAAATTCTTTCGGTAATTCCGGAACCGTTCATCAAAATTCCTGTTAAGATAAAGAAAGGAACACTTAATAAACTAAAACTATCTACACTATCTACAAATTTAGAAGATGCAAAGTAAGCAACCGCCCATTTTGTCATAGAGAAATATACCATTGAAGAAGCCAACAAAGACCATCCTACCGGTACACCTGCAAAAATCAAAACCAACCATAAAAGCAAAGCGACATACACTGAATTTCCTCGTAGTTTAAAATATTGTGTTAATTTGAATACTTTAAATACAGAAGGTTGAAAAATCAGCAAAGCCATAAAAATAATCATAAAGGCAAGAATAATTTTTGGTGAAATCAAAACTTTTTTATTTTCCCAATTTTCTTGATAAGCTTGGAAAAAACGAATCAACATCAAAATAGAAATCACAGGTAAGGCAATATACATCCACTTTGCTGAAATTCCTAAAGATACCAATTCAATATCAGCTTTCTTCTCAATGAGTAAATATCCAAAGTAACTAAAAGAACTAATACACAAGAAAATAATCATTTGGATTCCTGTAAAAATTATCTTTTGTAATTTTTCCGGTAATCTTGCATAGACGAAATCAATCATAACATGAGATTGTGTACGAATTCCCATACTAATTCCTAACATTCCCACATATACGAAAAATAATCTTGCTAATTCTTCACTCCAAATTAGAGGATCGTCTAATATTTGTCTTGAAATAATTTGCAATACCAGAATGATAAACATTCCGACAAATAAAGTTCCTCCAATCCATTCTTCTAACTTATTAAACAATTTCATAGGTATGACTCTTCCTCCTATTTAGCTGCAGCTTGAATTTCTTTTAAAGCTTGTTGTCCTAATTTTCCATTTTTCTTTGTATATTGATCATAGAAAGGTTTCATAGCTGCTCTAAATTCATCTAATTTAGGTTCTGTAATTTTTACTCCTTTTGTTTTGAAGAAATCTTTTAAAGATGCTTCTTCTTTTTCAAATAATTGAGTATGATATTTTGCTGCTTCCACCGCTGCTTCTTTTACCACTTTTTGTAAATTAGAAGGTAAATCTTCCATAGTAGCAGCACTTACTAAGTATAATTGGTCATTTAAAATATGATTTGTCATAGCAATATATTTTTGTACTTCATAGAATTTTTGAGCTTTTACTGCTGACAATGGATTTTCTTGTGCATCGACTGAATTTGTTTGAAGAGCTAAATACACTTCTGAGAAAGCCATTGGAGTAGGTGCAGCTCCTGAATATTTTGCAAAAGCTAGGTTTGCTGGTGCATTAGGAACTCTTAATTTTAATCCTTTCA encodes:
- a CDS encoding ROK family protein, with product MKQDKIIAVDIGGTNIKYALVSFRGEILSSGDIPTEASKGIEILLSKLDNIIQTFLTEEILGIAISATGQIDYYQGKVVGGNPIIPGWIGCELVKILEEKYHLPCVLENDVNCAALGEAWLGAGKGQKDFLCLTIGTGIGGGIILNHDLYRGASAVAGEFGKLYLQNKEEVYEKYASMSALVKKVETKTGEHWNGKKIFDVYWQGEKTIVSLVDEWIHDITEGLKVLLYLWNPSCIILGGAVTHQGEAFQKKIEEELQKQITPNYLECLEFKFANLGNHAGLLGAAFLLLDKTKQEEVKQ
- a CDS encoding TRAP transporter large permease subunit — protein: MKLFNKLEEWIGGTLFVGMFIILVLQIISRQILDDPLIWSEELARLFFVYVGMLGISMGIRTQSHVMIDFVYARLPEKLQKIIFTGIQMIIFLCISSFSYFGYLLIEKKADIELVSLGISAKWMYIALPVISILMLIRFFQAYQENWENKKVLISPKIILAFMIIFMALLIFQPSVFKVFKLTQYFKLRGNSVYVALLLWLVLIFAGVPVGWSLLASSMVYFSMTKWAVAYFASSKFVDSVDSFSLLSVPFFILTGILMNGSGITERIFYFAKATLGHYTGGMGHVNVAASLIFSGMSGSAIADAGGLGQLEIKAMRDEGYDDDICGGITAASCIIGPLVPPSISMIIYGVIANQSIAKLFLAGFVPGVLTTIALMIMNYFVCKKRGYKKAKKCTSKERWEAFKRAFWALLTPIIIIGGIFSGMFTPTEAAVVAALYSVILGMFIYKELTLKALFQHCVEAMAISGVTVLMIITVTFFGDMIAREQVAMKIAEVFIQFASSPLTVLLMINLLLLFLGMFIDALALQFLVLPMLIPVAEQVGIDLVFFGVMTTLNMMIGILTPPMGMALFVVAQVGKMPVSTVTKGVLPFLIPIFVTLVVITIFPQIIIFLPNLIMGA
- a CDS encoding sialic acid TRAP transporter substrate-binding protein SiaP, giving the protein MNLKKLVAMGLVFGAMATAALAAEYELKMGMTAGTSSNEYKAAQFFAKKLKEKSKGEIELKLYPDAQLGKNDLDMMGQLEGGVLDFTFAEMGRFSTFYPEAEVYTLPYMMKNFKHMQKATFGTNFGKQLLKKIETKKNIIVLSQAYNGTRQTSSNKAINSIKDMKGLKLRVPNAPANLAFAKYSGAAPTPMAFSEVYLALQTNSVDAQENPLSAVKAQKFYEVQKYIAMTNHILNDQLYLVSAATMEDLPSNLQKVVKEAAVEAAKYHTQLFEKEEASLKDFFKTKGVKITEPKLDEFRAAMKPFYDQYTKKNGKLGQQALKEIQAAAK